The region GCCTGTGGTTCATCTATGAGGATGCTGAGTGAAAATGGCAATCTACATTTAGGAAAAAAGGTCTCAtccacttgtttgtttgttgtttttttctttatctagTTACAGACCACTGTGCCTTGATTGAGCTATCATTTGTACGtatgatatacatacatacatatataatgtgtatgtttacattaactaaacaattacaatttatgagAAAGAGGGTGTTTCTTAAATGAGCTCgctttattctgaacagtttgtgtttgtcacctctatttttcattaattctccTATTTTTTTGTGATCATGTTCTTAGATGCTGAGATTGCAGTCAGCTCTGGATGAATCGCAACTCAGTGAGAAAcagctaaaacacaaactggaggTGCAGACTGAGGCTCTGAACAACAAAATGGAGGAACTTCAAGCTCTTAATGAACACGGCCAGAGATCTATGACGTCTGAGGTGATGGAGGTACAGATAAAGATCATGGACCTGGAAACTGTTAAGGTGAGGGAGTGCAACTTTTCATCAGTCTCAATAGCTTACTCATATCTGGTCTTAACTACAGCTCTGACCACAAATGTCATCATTACTAGCTTGCCAAAGTGGACTTATTGTTCTCCCTGGGTGGAGGGTGATTTTCTTTGTCTAACAGGTGGAATTGGAGCAGACTCTGCAGGAGTCTCAGGACAAGGAGCAACACCTGGAGCTAACCAACAGGAGTCTACAGCGTCACCTGGAACGAatcacagaggagaaggaggatagagagaaagaggctaTTTCCTGGTTTAATGCCTTAGAGGTATGTAAAGATCCATGAAACTACAACTGTacatacatccatccatccatccatcttcaaccacttatccaaaGTCATTTTGTGGGGGTAACAATTTTAGCAACGAGCTCCAGACTTCCTTTTTCCCGGCAATCTTGCCTAACTCTGACTGATGGATCCCGGGGCGCTCCCAGGCCTGtgaggagatataatctctccacttGACCCTGGATCTGCCCTGAGATCTCTTCCCAGTTGGACGTGCCAGGAGCACCTTCCTAGGAAGATGCcctggtggcatccttatcagatgcccaaaccacctcagcTGGCTCCCTTCCACGCAAAGGCGCAGCGACTCTACTCCAGGTCTCTCCTGAATGACTGAGCTTTTCACCATTTCTCTAAGGGAGACCCCAGCCACCCTGCAGAGAAAGCCCATTTCGGCTGCTTGTAGCcgcaattttttttacttttgtcattACCCATCAATTATGACCATAGGGGAGAGTAAAAACTAAGATTGACAAGTAGATTGAGAACTTTACCTTCTGGTTTGGCTACCTTTTTACAGTGAATGCAGCACCGCACCAGCTGCCCTGATTCTCCGGTCAGTCTCGTGCTCGTGAACAAAACCCTGAGATACTTGAGCTCCCTTACCTGAGGCAAGGACTCATTCAAGCTCTTTCTTTGGGCATATATGGATTGGATGGCtctcaccccatactcccacaGTACCTCCCACAGAAAATCCCAGGGAACCAGATCgtacaccttctccagatcctCAAAGCATATGTGGACTGGGAGATTGTATTCTCCTGCCCCTCTCAAGGATACCTGCGAGACTAAAGAGCTGGTCGGGTGGCAGGGAAGCAACGATTATAGATTATAATTGTACGATTATAGTCTGAGGAATAATCACAGTTTCACGATTATCATGATTATTatgcattaattaatttcacaacACTACTAATGACCTAATACATAAAATCACATGGACATTCTTTAGctattttgattaatttattatgatttatttctgtcagaaataacactgtaataaaataatacagtaaaaactaataaacaaagacaaaaaaaaagtcaaaagtatttccattttgaaaaaacTAATGGAATCAAAGGCTGCAGGACCTCTGTCTGCATGGctcttttgattaaaaatatcccaaaattattttgtattttaagttTGTGTATTATTCCATAATTCTTTTAGACCTGAGTCAAGAACTTGCACGCAATGTTGAAAAGGTGTGTCAACCATGACAGCCCTCAACACCCAGATCCATTGCAGGGGTATCTCATCAACCCCTGgagctttgccactgtggagttaaACTACTTCAGTGACTTCACCCAGGGAAATTGACGATGATTTCTCATCATTCTCTGGCCCTGTTTCCATTAGAGAGGGTGCATTAGGGGGAATAAGAAGTTCCCCAAAGGGCTCTTTAACCGTCATATCAGCTCCTTAGTGGAGTTTAACAGAGTGCTGTTCTCACTGTACAAAGCTCGGATGCTctcgtctcctcctcctgaggtgACGGACAGTCTTCAAGAAACACCTTGGGGTCATCTGAAAGTCCTTAATGGCCTCacaaactcctcctccacccGCTGTTCTAATCTCTGCCACAGCCATGGCTGCTGCCCTTTGGGCCTGTCAGTACCTCACAACTGCTTCAGGAGTCCCCAGCAACAACATGTCATGCTCTGGGCATGGTaaccttcctccctcctctgtcttccaATGAGTCTTTAGAACCATTCTTTGTCTGGCCTCTCACCTGAGACCTATTTTTGCCTTGTAGATCCTACCAGACATCACACCCTCTCTGCTGATTTGTCAGCTGCTCATGATGCacatggagctgtgtgtgtctggtcctggtctcttGGTCTGTATTagtctctttatttttgtgtttgctcatATTATGTTTCTTTGTCATGAAACAGAAATCTCGTGAAATGAACCGAGACCTCCAGATCCAATTGGACCAAGTTCTACAACAGGCACAGGACCCCAACAGTAAAGGGAATTCCCTGTTTGCTGAGGTTAGACCAAGAGAATGTCATCTTGTATCAAAATGTTTAACATACAAGGCAAATTGGTgaaaataaatgggaaaaaaatgtgactctgtgtgaatgtgttttttcttttgcagttggAGGACAAACGTGCTGAGATGGAGAGACAGCTGATCAGTATTAAGGTCCAGTATCAGTCCTTGCAGAAACAACATGTCTTCAGCAAACAACAGCTGCAACGCATGAAGGTACTGAGGGTCACAGGGGCAACTGGATGAATGCAATGACCATAAAAACATACTCTGGTTTGTTTATAATCATGTGACTGTGTTCTAGGTTCAGATAGCTACTCTGATGCAACTCCAGGGTTCCAGGGCAGACCCTGCTCAGATGGAGAGACTCCAATCCATGCTCTTAGAGAAGAATGGGGAAATCCAGAATCTTACTAGTAAACTACAGAGACTAGAGAAGTTGGAGGTGAGTGCTTATTTTAGCTTGATTTAGTTTGGTGCAAGAAGGAGCGCTAGTGTAGGTCATTCATTCCAGCAGCTATCAGACTGCACAACACCACTCTGTCACAGCAATAAAATCTGTACTCTGGAGTATTAAATTTATTTGCACTACTGACAAGCTTTATGCTTTATCTTCACTACCCTATCCACATACACTATGCTTTTTAACATTTCTGAACCTCACAGTTTGAGcctcttttgtattttcttatattttatgTCACTTTATTACATTACATCTTTTAACTATTACCACTGCCACTTTACATTTCTTGTACTTCTATTCCTTGTTCTATTCTTGGACTGCTATtcctgtggttgctgctgtaagaCAGAATTTCCCATTCATGGGTTAAGTCCTGTCTTACCTTATCAAGTCCAAATCAAATTGACCTTAGCTGTAGATACATTTTAGTGGAGAATGTATCTGTAGGAGCAGTGACTTGTGTTATCACTTTCTCATCGGGGTAATGGGTATCTAGAGATGTGTGGGCAGAGCTGTGTTTGGCACTGCAGTTGAATGACTGTCTGCTTGATATCACCTGCACCAGCCTGATTTTAGTTTTGCTTCGCACAAAGAGAGGGTGAGTAGGGTGTTGATAATTTCTGTTTACCGTGTTTTTGTCCAGTTTAGCCATAGCTGATGATGGGTAGATGACACCTCATGATGTGTGTGGAAAATTTCCATGTGTTGACAGTGTTGACAATGTGTTGGTGTGTCACTTAATTGCGACATCTGCTGGATGGAAGAGAAGTGTATATATTACAGTTAATTTGATATAATAACCAAAATAATATGACtatgtcaaaaatattttccctgcTATCCAGAAACAGCTAAGTGACAGCTAAGTTCATCCAATGTTGTTCCCATAACAACTGATGGGATAGGCTCAGGGCTCCTCATTTTCTCCTTAAAGTCGGAGGGATGTGGGAGAATGGGggaatctccaccccccccctttGCGGACCTCACAACACAAACGAGTCGAAAACTGCGCTTCGTGATAAACACAATTTGGAGCCTCACTGCAACACAGCACTGTGACATAGTAGTTAGGGgtaaaaaaagaattaattaaTGCAACACGACACAACAGCTGTATTGGTCATGTGTGTTCTTATGGGGATGCACGTATAGACACATGGTGTTGCTTATTCTGTTTGACAAGTGCACTGACACTTCAGTATTGTTTGACCCATCACCAGCCATAACAGTGTTCCAGAGCATAAGTGCTTTTACATGTGTGTCAGTAAGTGCCAGCTAAATGCAAATGCTAATCCATGGTACTTTTTGGACACAGCATGTCAGAAAGATCTCCCTACATATCCCCTTAGCAGCTGATTGTAACTCTTTTTTGGTTGTCACAATACTAAGTTGGTGAATATCTCCTCAGTCTGCTggctgtctgctgtgtgtgcttaTAGAAATGTCTGATGTTTCACAGTGCCTGAGACTCAGTACCCTCAGAGTGCTGGTACGTGGTACGTGCTAATGGGTATTGCTAATTAAAGGATTACCAGGGGAAGTAGGAGGAGCTGGTCTACTATTACATTGCTCCAAGACTCTGGAGTTTTTACTATGGCTATGAAGACAGCAGTCATTTTATAAATGCATGTCTACTGGCAGGGGTGCATAGTCAGAACTGAAAGACAAGCTGGTCACAGTGGCACCAGGGCAGTTTAGACATCTCAACTCTCTCCAACAACACTTTCAAGCTCCTCCATTGAGATCCTGAGGCATGTAATATGTGTGGTCTGTATCTAATTTTACTACCTTCTTCCCTGgcagactcagactcaggaaCCACCTGAATTGCAGCTGTCATTGTGAAGGGGCAGCAATTATGCTCTGACTCCTTCTTGCTGTCAGCTTCTCCCCATCACTGAGGTTAAGCCCAGAACCCCTGAGATGGCAACTCCTTGTAGCATCTTGTAGCTGTGATCTCGGTGTTTCGATCATTACCGAGCCTCTTTGTTAGCTTAGCTAAAGACTTATGGTCCTCATCTGCACTACCAGTCAGAAGTTTGGAAACAtgttcctattcatttgaatgagagtGTGTGTCCCAACTTTTTACTGGTAGTGTATGTCAAAGTGGTTGTGTAAAAGGTCTATGGAGCTTCTGAAGGGAGgaatatgtttttctgttgagctgctgctgacttaCATCTGATCATCCACGAATATTTAATATCTAATTAATATGATTGTCAAAATAAAGTTTGTAAGCAAGGGTTGTTATCCCATTGGCTGTAGACTGCtcaatgcaacattttttttgtgtgtgcgcacacgtgTAGATGATACTGAAGTCTCAGCCAGCTTATCCGGTTCCAACAGAGATCAGCAATGGCCAAGATGAAACCTATTACATTGACCTGCTGAAGATGAAGCTCAACAGCACTGTGTGAGTTGTCTGGTTGTATTACCTATGTCATGTTAGATATCTACTGATTTGGAGGGACACCAGTTAGCAGCCATACGCCAGGTAAATCTTCTAAACTAGAAAGGATAGAAATTAATGCTGCTTATTATTTTAGACAGTGATCAGTGTCAGCTGTAGCCTAGCACTATGAACTAATtgttaatttagtttatttattgaatCGTCAGTTTGTGAAAAAAATTAGGTAAGTGATTGTCCCAccaacatttacagtttaaagaGGTGCGTCTTTGCCTTTATCAACATGCATAAGCtcactgttgttgtgtgtcttcaGTAAGGATGCAGAGCGTCTAGGAGATGAGCTTTCTATGCAGAGGATGAAGTCCTTGTCAGAGAGTCAAAGATCTCTGGAACTGGAGAGGAAACTCTTCATGTGTGAAAGAATGCTCAAACAGGTGAGGGTTCAATACTACCAGTTTAAATGATGTTTACGTCTTAAAACACTGTCTGCAGGTGTAATTACTGGGACGTTAT is a window of Echeneis naucrates chromosome 10, fEcheNa1.1, whole genome shotgun sequence DNA encoding:
- the spdl1 gene encoding protein Spindly, whose amino-acid sequence is MAAVEEIQLLRSQLKEREEQVHQAAQAGLDLLNQQMELQNRLDEERVEMTNALEALEQDKYSLQKEVDLKTRMLESLQSEYDCLKTQQKLQLEEQQEHLERSHSFTLNDLHNKMLRLQSALDESQLSEKQLKHKLEVQTEALNNKMEELQALNEHGQRSMTSEVMEVQIKIMDLETVKVELEQTLQESQDKEQHLELTNRSLQRHLERITEEKEDREKEAISWFNALEKSREMNRDLQIQLDQVLQQAQDPNSKGNSLFAELEDKRAEMERQLISIKVQYQSLQKQHVFSKQQLQRMKVQIATLMQLQGSRADPAQMERLQSMLLEKNGEIQNLTSKLQRLEKLEMILKSQPAYPVPTEISNGQDETYYIDLLKMKLNSTVKDAERLGDELSMQRMKSLSESQRSLELERKLFMCERMLKQTQSDKIKLQLRVEALQHKYEPKVKSNLIQKKNKEKLPVDIVPFSEDTTLRKGEQAVTMEMDTHNQTAGTEADTCSTTVGLSSTQGPGPTEPQPSKCVKICVDGPFVIPNPSSPVKEAAQNQDENSQQNKHDRVTKPRGVETIHVSSNSSMENQCAQQ